A region from the Paraburkholderia youngii genome encodes:
- the aceE gene encoding pyruvate dehydrogenase (acetyl-transferring), homodimeric type: MSAVPDEVMKYVAAEKDDDPQETGEWLEALDGVISAVGPDRAHYLIEKQIEFARVHGEHLPFSANTPYINTIPVARQAKNPGDQDIEHRIRSYTRWNAMAMVLRAGKETNVGGHIASFASAATLYDVGYNHFWHAPSAEHGGDLVFVQGHSSPGVYSRAFLLGRLTDKQLDNFRQEVGGEGISSYPHPWLMPDFWQFPTVSMGLGPIMAIYQARFMKYLQARGIAKTDGRKVWAFLGDGETDEPESLGAIGMAGRERLDNLVFVINCNLQRLDGPVRGNGKIIQELESEFRGAGWNVIKVIWGSRWDALFARDKSGALMRRMMEVVDGEYQTYKSESGAFVREHFFNTPELKALVADWSDDDIWNLNRGGHDPHKIYAAFTEATNSKGQPTVILAKTIKGYGMGEAGQAMNITHQQKKMQVEQLKKFRDQFRLPITDEQIVDVPYLTFEEGSKELEYMRQRRMDLGGYLPARRQKAESLPVPELSAFEPLLKGTGEGREISTTMAFVRILNILLKDKALGKRVVPIVPDESRTFGMEGLFRQIGIWNQDGQKYVPEDSDQLMFYRESETGQILQEGINEAGGMADWIAAATSYSTHGEIMIPFYIFYSMFGFQRIGDLAWAAGDMRSRGFLLGGTAGRTTLNGEGLQHEDGHSLLWAASVPNCISYDPTFGYELAVIVQDGLRRMVADQEDVYYYITVMNENYEHPAIPQGAGLESVAADIIKGMYSFSKTAADKKAPHVQLMGAGTIFNEVIAAADLLKNDWGVNADLWSVPSFTELAREGHEVQRWNLLHPTEEKKLSHVEKLLKDAPGPVIASTDYVRALTEQIRAFVPQKFVVLGTDGYGRSDTREKLRHFFEVDRYWVTVAALNALADEGTIERKVVAEALKKYNLDPAKPNPMTV; the protein is encoded by the coding sequence ATGTCCGCTGTACCCGACGAAGTCATGAAATATGTCGCCGCCGAGAAAGACGACGATCCCCAGGAAACCGGCGAATGGCTGGAAGCGCTGGATGGCGTGATTTCTGCTGTAGGCCCTGACCGTGCCCACTACCTGATCGAAAAGCAGATCGAGTTTGCACGCGTGCACGGCGAACATCTGCCGTTCTCCGCCAATACGCCTTACATCAACACGATCCCGGTCGCGCGCCAGGCCAAGAACCCCGGCGACCAGGACATCGAACACCGCATCCGCTCGTACACCCGCTGGAACGCAATGGCGATGGTGCTGCGCGCCGGCAAGGAAACCAACGTCGGTGGTCACATCGCGTCGTTCGCGTCGGCCGCCACGCTGTACGACGTCGGCTACAACCACTTCTGGCACGCACCGTCGGCCGAGCACGGCGGTGACCTCGTGTTCGTGCAGGGCCACTCGTCGCCGGGCGTCTACTCGCGCGCGTTCCTGCTCGGCCGGCTGACCGACAAGCAGCTCGACAACTTCCGCCAGGAAGTCGGCGGCGAGGGCATCTCGTCGTATCCGCATCCGTGGCTGATGCCGGACTTCTGGCAATTCCCGACCGTGTCGATGGGCTTGGGCCCGATCATGGCGATCTACCAGGCGCGCTTCATGAAGTACCTGCAGGCGCGCGGCATCGCGAAGACCGACGGCCGCAAGGTCTGGGCCTTCCTCGGCGACGGCGAAACCGACGAGCCGGAATCGCTCGGCGCGATCGGCATGGCCGGCCGCGAGCGGCTGGACAACCTCGTGTTCGTGATCAACTGCAACCTGCAGCGTCTCGACGGTCCGGTGCGCGGCAACGGCAAGATCATCCAGGAACTCGAAAGCGAATTCCGCGGCGCCGGCTGGAACGTGATCAAGGTCATCTGGGGCAGCCGCTGGGATGCCCTCTTCGCGCGCGACAAGTCGGGCGCGCTGATGCGCCGCATGATGGAAGTGGTCGACGGCGAGTACCAGACGTACAAGTCTGAGTCGGGTGCGTTCGTGCGCGAGCACTTCTTCAACACGCCGGAACTGAAGGCGCTGGTCGCCGACTGGTCCGACGACGACATCTGGAATCTGAACCGCGGCGGCCATGATCCGCACAAGATCTACGCGGCGTTCACGGAAGCGACCAATTCGAAGGGCCAGCCGACCGTCATTCTCGCGAAGACGATCAAGGGCTACGGCATGGGCGAAGCCGGCCAGGCGATGAACATCACCCACCAGCAGAAGAAGATGCAGGTGGAGCAGCTGAAGAAGTTCCGCGACCAGTTCCGTCTGCCGATCACGGACGAGCAGATCGTCGACGTGCCGTACCTGACCTTCGAGGAAGGCTCGAAGGAACTCGAATACATGCGCCAGCGGCGCATGGACCTCGGCGGCTATCTGCCGGCGCGTCGTCAGAAGGCCGAGTCGCTGCCGGTGCCGGAGCTGTCGGCATTCGAGCCGCTGTTGAAGGGCACGGGCGAAGGCCGCGAGATCTCCACGACGATGGCGTTCGTGCGGATCCTGAACATCCTGCTGAAGGACAAGGCGCTCGGCAAGCGCGTCGTGCCGATCGTGCCGGACGAGTCGCGTACGTTCGGTATGGAAGGTCTGTTCCGGCAGATCGGCATCTGGAATCAGGACGGCCAGAAGTACGTGCCGGAAGATTCCGACCAGCTGATGTTCTACCGTGAGTCGGAAACCGGTCAGATCCTGCAGGAAGGCATCAACGAAGCCGGCGGCATGGCCGACTGGATCGCGGCCGCGACGTCGTACTCGACGCACGGCGAGATCATGATCCCGTTCTACATCTTCTACTCGATGTTCGGCTTCCAGCGCATCGGCGACCTCGCATGGGCCGCTGGCGACATGCGCTCGCGCGGCTTCCTGCTGGGCGGCACGGCCGGCCGCACGACGCTGAACGGCGAAGGTCTGCAACACGAAGACGGCCACTCGCTGCTGTGGGCGGCTTCGGTGCCGAACTGCATCAGCTACGACCCGACCTTCGGCTACGAACTCGCGGTCATCGTGCAGGACGGTCTGCGCCGCATGGTCGCCGACCAGGAAGATGTGTATTACTACATCACGGTGATGAACGAGAACTACGAGCACCCGGCGATCCCGCAGGGCGCGGGGCTGGAAAGCGTGGCGGCCGACATCATCAAGGGCATGTACTCGTTCAGCAAGACCGCTGCCGATAAGAAGGCGCCGCATGTGCAGCTGATGGGCGCGGGCACGATCTTCAACGAAGTGATCGCCGCGGCCGACCTGCTGAAGAACGACTGGGGCGTGAACGCCGACCTGTGGAGCGTGCCGAGCTTCACCGAGCTCGCGCGCGAAGGTCACGAAGTGCAGCGCTGGAACCTGCTGCACCCGACCGAAGAGAAGAAGCTGTCGCACGTCGAGAAGCTGCTGAAGGATGCGCCGGGTCCGGTCATCGCATCGACCGACTACGTGCGTGCGCTGACCGAGCAGATCCGCGCGTTCGTGCCGCAGAAGTTCGTGGTGCTGGGCACCGACGGCTACGGTCGTTCGGACACGCGCGAGAAGCTGCGTCACTTCTTCGAAGTCGATCGCTACTGGGTCACGGTCGCCGCGCTCAACGCGCTGGCGGACGAAGGCACGATCGAACGCAAGGTGGTCGCCGAGGCGCTCAAGAAGTACAACCTTGATCCCGCCAAACCCAACCCGATGACCGTCTAA
- the aceF gene encoding dihydrolipoyllysine-residue acetyltransferase produces MSQAIEVKVPDIGDYKDVPVIEVLVKAGDTVEKEQSLVTLESDKATMDVPSSADGVVKEVKVKVGDAVSEGTLIVVLEGANAAAAAPAPAAAPAPAPAPAPAPAPAAAPAAAPAAAGGGVQEIKVPDIGDYKDVPVIEIAVKVGDRVEKEQSLVTLESDKATMDVPSSAAGVVKEVKVKVGDTVSEGSVIVVIEAEGGAAPAPAPAPAAKAPAEKPSDAPATPSPAPAAPSALAQAPLIPAGEGGTRHPSHASPSVRKFARELGVDVSQVKGTGPKGRITQADVTAFVKGVMTGQRAAPAGAAAPAAGGGELNLLPWPKVDFTKFGPIDPKPLSRIKKISGANLHRNWVMIPHVTNNDEADITELEALRVKLNKEHEKAGVKFTMLAFVIKACVAALKKFPTFNASLDGDNLVFKQYYHIGFAADTPNGLVVPVIRDADKKGLVDIAKEMADLSKAAREGKLKPDQMQGGCFSISSLGGIGGTHFTPIINAPEVAILGLSRSAMKPVWDGKQFEPRLTMPLSLSYDHRVIDGAEAARFNAYLGSILADFRRVIL; encoded by the coding sequence ATGAGTCAAGCGATCGAAGTCAAGGTGCCGGACATCGGCGATTACAAGGACGTCCCTGTGATCGAGGTGCTGGTAAAGGCGGGTGACACCGTCGAAAAAGAGCAATCGCTCGTTACGCTGGAGTCCGACAAGGCGACGATGGACGTGCCGAGCTCGGCTGACGGCGTCGTCAAGGAAGTGAAGGTCAAGGTCGGCGATGCGGTGTCCGAAGGCACGCTGATCGTCGTGCTGGAAGGCGCCAACGCGGCTGCCGCGGCGCCCGCGCCGGCGGCAGCTCCTGCGCCCGCACCGGCACCGGCACCGGCACCGGCGCCGGCGGCAGCTCCCGCCGCGGCGCCTGCGGCGGCAGGCGGCGGCGTGCAGGAAATCAAGGTGCCGGATATCGGCGACTACAAAGACGTTCCCGTGATCGAGATCGCGGTGAAGGTCGGCGATCGCGTCGAGAAGGAACAGTCGCTCGTCACGCTCGAATCCGACAAGGCGACGATGGACGTGCCGAGCTCGGCCGCCGGCGTCGTCAAGGAAGTGAAGGTCAAGGTTGGCGATACCGTGTCGGAAGGCTCGGTCATCGTCGTGATCGAAGCGGAAGGCGGCGCTGCCCCGGCACCCGCGCCGGCGCCGGCCGCGAAGGCACCGGCCGAAAAGCCGTCCGACGCGCCGGCCACGCCGAGCCCGGCACCGGCCGCGCCGTCCGCGCTCGCGCAGGCGCCGCTGATCCCGGCCGGCGAAGGCGGCACGCGTCATCCGAGCCACGCTTCGCCGTCGGTGCGCAAGTTCGCGCGCGAACTCGGCGTCGACGTGAGCCAGGTGAAGGGCACGGGTCCGAAGGGCCGCATTACGCAGGCCGACGTGACCGCGTTCGTGAAGGGCGTGATGACCGGCCAGCGCGCGGCGCCGGCAGGAGCCGCCGCGCCGGCCGCCGGCGGTGGCGAACTGAATCTGCTGCCGTGGCCGAAGGTCGACTTCACGAAGTTCGGTCCGATCGATCCGAAGCCGCTGTCGCGCATCAAGAAGATCTCGGGCGCGAACCTGCATCGCAACTGGGTCATGATCCCGCACGTCACGAACAACGACGAAGCGGACATCACCGAGCTCGAAGCGCTGCGCGTAAAGCTGAACAAGGAACACGAAAAGGCGGGCGTCAAGTTCACGATGCTCGCGTTCGTGATCAAGGCCTGCGTGGCGGCCCTGAAGAAATTCCCGACTTTCAACGCGAGCCTCGACGGCGACAACCTGGTGTTCAAGCAGTACTACCACATCGGTTTTGCCGCGGACACGCCGAACGGCCTCGTCGTTCCGGTGATTCGCGACGCGGACAAGAAGGGTCTCGTCGACATCGCGAAGGAAATGGCCGACCTGTCGAAGGCCGCGCGCGAAGGCAAGCTGAAGCCGGACCAGATGCAGGGTGGCTGCTTCTCGATCTCGTCGCTGGGCGGTATCGGCGGCACGCACTTCACGCCGATCATCAATGCGCCTGAAGTCGCGATTCTCGGCCTGTCGCGCAGCGCGATGAAGCCGGTGTGGGACGGCAAGCAGTTCGAGCCGCGCCTGACCATGCCGCTGTCGCTGTCGTACGACCATCGCGTGATCGACGGAGCGGAAGCCGCGCGCTTCAACGCATACCTCGGTTCGATTCTTGCCGATTTCCGGCGTGTGATTCTTTGA
- the lpdA gene encoding dihydrolipoyl dehydrogenase, protein MSLVEVKVPDIGDFKDVDVIEVNIKPGDVIEQEQSLLTLESDKASMEVPSDTAGTVKEVRIKPGDKVSQGTVIALVEAAAGGAAAAAPAAKEPEKAAPAPAPAAPKAAAPAPQAGSYSGSADIECDMLVLGSGPGGYSAAFRSADLGMKTVLVERYPTLGGVCLNVGCIPSKALLHTALVIDEAADLASHGITFGKPQIDLDKLRDFKSGVVKKLTGGLAGMAKMRKVEVVTGTGAFVDPNHMEVQTEGGKKVVKFKQAIIAAGSEAVKLPFIPEDPRVVDSTGALELRQIPQRMLVIGGGIIGLEMATVYSTLGAQIDVVEMLEGLMTGADRDLVKVWEKYNSQRFANVMLKTKTVAAEAKDDGIYVSFEGEKAPAEPQRYDLVLVAVGRSPNGKRIGAEKAGVAVTDRGFIEVDNQQRTNVPHIFAIGDIVGQPMLAHKAVHEGHVAAEAAHGEKAYFDAMQIPSVAYTDPEVAWAGKTEDQLKAEGIKFGKAVFPWAASGRAIANGRDEGFTKLLFDEETHRVIGGGIVGLNAGDLISEVCLAIEMGADATDIGKTIHPHPTLGESIGMAAELYEGVCTDLPPVKKK, encoded by the coding sequence ATGAGTCTCGTCGAAGTAAAAGTGCCGGACATCGGTGACTTCAAGGACGTCGACGTTATCGAAGTCAACATCAAGCCGGGCGACGTCATCGAGCAGGAGCAGTCGCTGCTGACGCTCGAATCCGACAAGGCGTCGATGGAAGTGCCGAGCGACACCGCCGGCACCGTCAAGGAAGTGCGCATCAAGCCGGGCGACAAGGTTTCGCAGGGCACGGTGATCGCGCTCGTCGAGGCAGCGGCGGGCGGCGCGGCCGCGGCCGCCCCGGCAGCGAAGGAACCTGAAAAGGCGGCGCCCGCGCCGGCGCCTGCCGCGCCGAAGGCCGCCGCACCGGCGCCGCAGGCCGGCAGCTATTCGGGCAGTGCGGACATCGAGTGCGACATGCTCGTGCTCGGTTCGGGCCCCGGTGGCTATTCGGCCGCGTTCCGCTCCGCCGACCTCGGCATGAAGACCGTGCTGGTCGAGCGTTATCCGACGCTCGGCGGCGTGTGTCTGAACGTCGGCTGTATCCCGTCGAAGGCGCTGCTGCACACCGCGCTCGTCATCGACGAAGCGGCTGATCTCGCGTCGCACGGCATCACGTTCGGCAAGCCGCAGATCGACCTCGACAAGCTGCGCGATTTCAAATCGGGCGTGGTCAAGAAGCTGACCGGCGGTCTCGCGGGCATGGCCAAGATGCGCAAAGTCGAAGTGGTGACGGGCACCGGCGCGTTCGTCGATCCGAACCACATGGAAGTGCAGACCGAGGGCGGCAAGAAGGTCGTCAAGTTCAAGCAGGCGATCATCGCCGCGGGCTCGGAAGCGGTGAAGCTGCCGTTCATTCCGGAAGATCCGCGGGTCGTCGATTCGACCGGCGCGCTCGAACTACGCCAGATTCCGCAGCGCATGCTGGTGATCGGCGGCGGCATCATCGGCCTCGAAATGGCGACCGTGTACTCGACGCTCGGCGCGCAGATCGACGTCGTCGAAATGCTCGAAGGCCTGATGACCGGCGCGGACCGCGATCTGGTCAAGGTCTGGGAGAAGTACAACAGCCAGCGGTTCGCGAACGTGATGCTGAAGACCAAGACCGTCGCGGCCGAAGCGAAGGACGACGGTATTTACGTGTCGTTCGAGGGCGAGAAGGCGCCGGCCGAGCCGCAACGCTATGATCTCGTGCTGGTGGCCGTGGGCCGCTCGCCGAACGGCAAGCGGATCGGCGCGGAAAAGGCCGGGGTCGCGGTGACGGATCGCGGCTTCATCGAAGTCGACAATCAGCAGCGCACGAACGTGCCGCACATCTTCGCGATCGGCGATATCGTCGGTCAGCCGATGCTCGCGCACAAGGCCGTGCACGAAGGCCACGTGGCGGCGGAAGCCGCGCATGGCGAGAAGGCGTACTTCGACGCGATGCAGATTCCGTCGGTGGCATACACCGATCCGGAAGTGGCATGGGCCGGCAAGACGGAAGACCAGCTGAAAGCCGAAGGCATCAAGTTCGGCAAGGCGGTATTCCCGTGGGCCGCGTCGGGCCGCGCGATCGCCAACGGCCGCGACGAAGGCTTCACTAAGCTGCTGTTCGATGAGGAGACGCATCGCGTGATCGGCGGCGGTATCGTCGGTCTGAACGCGGGCGACCTGATCAGCGAAGTCTGTCTCGCGATCGAGATGGGCGCGGACGCAACGGATATCGGCAAGACGATCCATCCGCATCCGACGCTCGGCGAATCGATCGGCATGGCGGCCGAGTTGTATGAAGGCGTCTGTACCGATCTGCCGCCCGTCAAGAAGAAGTAA
- a CDS encoding phasin family protein — protein MTLLTPEQFAAAQKANFETLFGLTTKAFEGVEKLVELNLQVVKSTLAESQENAQRALSVKDAQELLALQASLAQPVAEKALSYGRHVYEIVSATQGEFTRVAEAQFEEQNRKVQALVENVAKNAPAGSETAVAVMKSAITAANTTYETVHKATRQAVEIAESNFNAAATAASKAASQAAAQASRAAAKKAV, from the coding sequence ATGACTCTGCTGACCCCTGAGCAATTCGCCGCAGCCCAGAAAGCCAACTTCGAAACCCTGTTCGGCCTGACGACCAAAGCATTTGAAGGCGTCGAAAAGCTGGTAGAGCTGAACCTGCAAGTTGTGAAGTCGACGCTCGCCGAAAGCCAGGAAAATGCCCAACGCGCGCTGTCCGTGAAGGACGCGCAGGAACTGCTGGCACTGCAAGCAAGCCTCGCGCAGCCGGTGGCTGAAAAGGCGCTGTCGTATGGCCGCCACGTGTACGAAATCGTTTCGGCAACGCAAGGTGAATTCACCCGCGTCGCGGAAGCGCAATTCGAAGAGCAAAACCGCAAGGTTCAGGCGCTCGTCGAAAACGTCGCCAAGAACGCACCGGCTGGTTCGGAAACCGCTGTCGCCGTGATGAAGTCGGCTATCACCGCCGCCAACACCACGTACGAAACGGTCCACAAGGCAACCCGTCAGGCTGTCGAAATCGCCGAAAGCAACTTCAATGCAGCTGCAACGGCCGCTTCGAAGGCAGCTTCGCAAGCCGCTGCGCAAGCATCGCGCGCTGCCGCCAAGAAGGCAGTCTAA
- the pbpG gene encoding D-alanyl-D-alanine endopeptidase, producing the protein MKTDMFSSLKALHGAARSTALSVAVSLAVAAAFATPVSTFAATSAASAKTSTHAKTAKKPAQAAATDKVSSRAAKAGKAEAAKAGKGEAVKAAAADEDAPRAGVKRKRVTFAANGRHHSVMRRVAYEPRQPSVGQAFGLHETPDALMLRSSVAYVIDQNSGETLFDKNSRAVVPIASISKLMTAMVVLDSKEPMTDQLEVTDEDRDYEKNTGSRLAVGSVLSREDMLHIALMASENRAAAALSRYYPGGRPAFLAAMNAKARQLGMNDTHFENPTGLTSMNVSSARDLVKMVNAAYQYPLIRKFSTDHSYEVYTGKRTLAYNSTNALVRNPTWDIGLQKTGFINEAGECLVMQATIHGRPMILVLLDSSGKYSRFADATRLRTWLDNGGDQTRITSADAGGPGT; encoded by the coding sequence ATGAAAACCGACATGTTTTCGTCGCTAAAGGCGCTCCACGGCGCGGCGCGCAGCACCGCTCTGTCGGTGGCCGTCTCGCTGGCCGTCGCAGCGGCGTTCGCTACGCCTGTCAGCACTTTTGCAGCTACGTCTGCTGCATCCGCAAAAACTTCCACACACGCAAAAACCGCCAAAAAGCCGGCGCAAGCGGCCGCCACCGACAAAGTGTCGAGCCGTGCGGCGAAAGCCGGCAAAGCTGAGGCAGCGAAAGCCGGCAAGGGCGAGGCCGTGAAAGCCGCTGCCGCAGACGAAGATGCGCCGCGCGCCGGCGTCAAACGCAAGCGCGTGACGTTCGCGGCGAACGGCCGGCACCATTCGGTGATGCGACGCGTCGCGTACGAGCCGCGCCAGCCGAGCGTCGGCCAGGCGTTTGGTTTGCACGAGACGCCGGACGCGCTGATGCTGCGCTCGAGCGTCGCCTACGTGATCGACCAGAACAGCGGTGAGACGCTGTTCGACAAGAACTCGCGTGCTGTGGTACCGATCGCATCGATCAGCAAGCTGATGACCGCGATGGTGGTGCTCGATTCGAAAGAGCCGATGACCGACCAACTCGAAGTCACCGACGAAGACCGCGACTACGAGAAGAACACCGGTTCGCGTTTGGCGGTGGGCTCGGTGCTGTCGCGCGAAGACATGCTGCACATCGCGCTGATGGCGTCGGAAAACCGCGCGGCGGCGGCGTTGTCGCGCTACTACCCGGGCGGCCGCCCGGCGTTCCTTGCGGCCATGAACGCGAAGGCCAGGCAACTCGGCATGAACGACACGCACTTCGAGAACCCGACCGGTTTGACGAGCATGAATGTGTCGAGCGCGCGCGATCTGGTGAAGATGGTCAACGCGGCGTATCAGTACCCGCTGATCCGCAAGTTCTCGACCGATCACAGCTACGAGGTGTACACCGGCAAGCGCACGCTCGCGTATAACAGCACGAACGCGCTGGTGCGCAACCCGACGTGGGACATCGGTCTGCAGAAGACCGGCTTCATCAACGAAGCGGGTGAGTGTCTCGTGATGCAGGCGACCATCCACGGCCGGCCGATGATCCTGGTGCTGCTCGATTCGTCGGGCAAGTACTCGCGTTTCGCGGACGCGACGCGTCTGCGTACATGGCTCGACAACGGCGGCGACCAGACGCGTATCACGAGCGCCGATGCCGGCGGTCCCGGTACCTGA
- a CDS encoding IclR family transcriptional regulator has product MSDTNPDPKTSIQVIERMMRLLDALAAHSDPVSLKELALRTELHPSTAHRILNDMVMCRLVDRSDPGTYRLGMRLLELGNLVKARLSVRDAALTPMRELHRQTGQTVNLSVRQGDEIVYIERAYSERSGMQVVRAIGGRAPLHLTSVGKLFLAADEATRVRAYATRTGLSGHTQNSITDLAKLERELSHVRQQACARDNEELELGVRCIAAGIYDDTGKLVAGLSLSAPADRLQDSWLGQLSQTALMISESLGYRPQAQQDHSHGSHGSHSSHGQHS; this is encoded by the coding sequence ATGAGCGATACGAACCCGGATCCCAAAACCTCGATCCAGGTGATCGAACGCATGATGCGCCTGCTCGACGCACTGGCGGCACATAGCGACCCGGTCAGCCTGAAAGAATTGGCCCTCCGCACGGAGCTGCACCCATCCACCGCGCACCGGATCCTGAACGATATGGTGATGTGCCGGCTGGTCGACCGTTCGGACCCCGGCACCTACCGTCTCGGCATGCGCCTCCTTGAACTCGGCAATCTCGTCAAGGCGCGCCTGTCCGTGCGCGACGCGGCGCTCACGCCGATGCGCGAGCTGCACCGTCAGACCGGGCAGACTGTGAACCTGTCGGTACGTCAGGGCGACGAAATCGTCTATATCGAACGCGCGTATTCGGAGCGCTCGGGCATGCAGGTGGTGCGGGCGATCGGCGGGCGCGCGCCGCTCCATCTGACTTCGGTCGGCAAGCTGTTCCTCGCCGCCGACGAAGCCACCCGCGTGCGTGCCTACGCAACCCGCACCGGTCTGTCGGGCCACACGCAAAACAGCATCACCGATCTCGCGAAACTCGAGCGCGAGCTGTCGCATGTGCGCCAGCAGGCCTGCGCGCGCGACAACGAGGAACTGGAGTTGGGCGTGCGCTGCATCGCCGCCGGCATCTACGACGATACGGGCAAGCTGGTCGCGGGGCTGTCGCTGTCGGCGCCGGCCGATCGCTTGCAGGATTCTTGGCTGGGGCAGTTGAGCCAGACCGCGTTGATGATTTCGGAGTCGCTAGGCTACCGGCCGCAGGCGCAGCAGGATCATTCGCACGGCTCGCACGGCTCGCACAGTTCGCACGGCCAGCATTCGTAG
- a CDS encoding (Fe-S)-binding protein — translation MRVGLFVTCLIDLMRPEIGFSVIKLIEGAGFEVMVPPAQTCCGQPAYNSGDRRLARELAEKTLREFEQFDYVVVPSGSCGGMIRAHYGDLFRDDPELMNRFGRLRGKVFELTDFLVNVAKVQLQPGEFAGQVTYHDSCSGLRELGVKAQPRELLAQVGVAVTEMNGCEHCCGFGGTFAVKYGDISTAIVDEKCANIAASGAGTVVLGDLGCMLNIEGRLRRQGDSTTRVLHIAQVLAGDV, via the coding sequence ATGCGAGTCGGATTGTTCGTCACGTGCCTGATCGACCTGATGCGTCCCGAGATCGGTTTTTCGGTCATCAAGCTGATCGAAGGCGCCGGTTTCGAGGTCATGGTGCCGCCTGCGCAAACCTGTTGCGGGCAACCCGCGTACAACTCCGGAGACCGCCGGCTCGCGCGCGAACTCGCTGAGAAAACGCTGCGCGAGTTCGAACAGTTCGACTACGTGGTCGTGCCGTCGGGCTCGTGCGGCGGCATGATCCGCGCGCACTACGGCGACTTGTTCCGCGACGATCCCGAACTGATGAACCGTTTCGGCCGCCTGCGCGGCAAGGTGTTCGAACTGACGGACTTCCTCGTCAACGTCGCGAAGGTGCAGCTGCAACCGGGCGAGTTCGCAGGACAGGTGACTTATCACGACTCATGCTCGGGCCTGCGGGAACTGGGCGTGAAGGCGCAGCCGCGCGAACTGCTCGCGCAGGTCGGCGTCGCGGTCACCGAAATGAACGGCTGCGAGCATTGCTGCGGCTTCGGCGGCACGTTCGCGGTCAAGTACGGCGATATCTCGACCGCGATCGTCGACGAAAAGTGCGCCAACATCGCCGCGAGCGGTGCCGGTACGGTCGTGCTCGGCGACCTCGGCTGCATGTTGAATATCGAAGGGCGGCTGCGCCGCCAGGGCGACTCCACGACGCGCGTGCTGCATATCGCGCAGGTGCTGGCCGGCGACGTGTAA